One Dialister invisus DSM 15470 genomic region harbors:
- a CDS encoding TVP38/TMEM64 family protein has translation MNKADLEEKQERRMRYGFLALLLLVLGGIHFMDPAFYPTVYQLSKSGDLGGTITYLRGFGVYAVFVSFFIDVVINIVGFLPSIFISTANGLIFGLFWGTMISWLAETLGVMISFWVMRVLFRSLAKRVIEQSKTLTALDSYDSWQAVAAARAIPYMPNGLVTAICALSGMSFRSHMAGSLLGKLPSVALEVIVGHDVVHLGEHSLRLTIIIIVVSAVYGAVWWYMKKRKQRERDI, from the coding sequence ATGAATAAGGCGGATTTGGAAGAGAAGCAGGAAAGACGGATGCGTTATGGATTCTTGGCACTTTTGCTTTTGGTGTTGGGAGGGATCCATTTTATGGATCCTGCTTTTTATCCAACAGTTTATCAACTGTCCAAAAGTGGAGATTTGGGCGGTACTATTACCTATTTAAGAGGGTTTGGTGTTTATGCCGTTTTTGTCAGTTTTTTTATTGATGTCGTTATCAATATTGTTGGATTTCTTCCGTCTATTTTTATTTCTACTGCCAATGGCCTGATTTTTGGTTTGTTTTGGGGGACGATGATTTCATGGCTGGCAGAAACATTAGGCGTCATGATTTCTTTCTGGGTTATGCGTGTTCTTTTCCGAAGTCTGGCAAAGCGGGTGATTGAACAGAGTAAGACTTTAACTGCTTTGGATTCCTACGATTCTTGGCAGGCGGTGGCGGCAGCGAGAGCGATTCCTTATATGCCCAATGGCCTTGTCACAGCAATCTGTGCTTTATCCGGCATGTCATTTCGCTCTCATATGGCGGGTAGTTTGCTTGGTAAGTTGCCGTCAGTGGCACTTGAGGTGATTGTCGGGCATGATGTGGTCCATCTGGGGGAACATTCTTTGCGTCTGACTATCATTATTATTGTTGTTTCCGCCGTGTATGGAGCCGTATGGTGGTATATGAAAAAGAGGAAGCAGAGGGAGAGGGATATATAA
- a CDS encoding ISLre2 family transposase has translation MNIIELEPYLSPIEDEISEILLKDIIKKEILHTSMSKIMNSINRILSRIGATVAKKVLEGLDERIYEQEKETKRYRIKAKNKARNLVTSFGEISFNRRYYEDKQTRTYVALLDQILGIPAYARVETSCAAAMITNATKESYEQAAAHSTIAAVSGQTVSNCLKKMGHITGEELPYPERESSAKTIYIEADEDHISIANGQNREMKLAYVYEDKVEVSRNRRKTVGLRTFVGYEKAGRFWSRVAQYIYRTYDSDVKIYLIGDGGNWIKAGLDILDNCTYILDRFHLERYIRQIGKENIKVIKRIHHELREDDYETFKKEVEIQIRMHAERKEVIEKSYVYMKRNWEYAVNSMRHPEIKSSTEGHVSSILAARLTSRPMAWSEECSNTIGQLRGCAASGGNVRNYIEEILEKKSHAHTQAIQLRKNGMERKRGNKYMLPAGIGKCQIPVFKELFG, from the coding sequence ATGAATATTATAGAACTTGAACCGTATCTTAGTCCAATAGAAGATGAGATTTCTGAAATACTTCTTAAGGACATCATCAAAAAGGAAATCTTACACACTTCCATGAGTAAAATCATGAACTCTATCAACCGGATCCTAAGTAGGATAGGAGCCACTGTAGCCAAAAAGGTGTTGGAAGGATTAGATGAACGAATTTATGAACAAGAGAAAGAAACGAAAAGATACCGGATAAAAGCGAAGAATAAGGCAAGAAACCTTGTCACCTCTTTTGGGGAAATTTCTTTCAATCGGAGATATTACGAAGATAAACAGACAAGAACCTATGTAGCACTGTTAGATCAGATCCTCGGCATTCCTGCCTATGCAAGAGTAGAAACCTCCTGTGCGGCGGCCATGATTACCAATGCAACCAAGGAATCCTATGAACAGGCGGCTGCCCACTCTACCATAGCCGCCGTATCAGGACAGACTGTGAGCAATTGCTTGAAGAAAATGGGACATATAACAGGAGAAGAACTCCCCTATCCGGAAAGAGAAAGCAGCGCAAAAACAATCTATATAGAAGCCGATGAAGACCATATTTCTATAGCGAATGGACAAAATCGTGAAATGAAACTGGCCTATGTATATGAAGACAAAGTGGAAGTATCAAGAAACCGAAGGAAGACTGTCGGATTAAGAACCTTTGTCGGCTATGAAAAAGCGGGACGATTCTGGAGCCGTGTAGCACAATATATTTACAGGACCTATGACTCCGACGTGAAGATATACCTTATTGGCGATGGAGGGAACTGGATAAAAGCCGGGCTGGATATACTGGACAACTGCACATACATATTGGACCGGTTCCATTTAGAAAGATATATACGCCAGATAGGGAAAGAGAATATAAAAGTGATCAAACGGATTCACCATGAGCTAAGAGAAGATGACTACGAAACCTTTAAGAAAGAAGTAGAAATCCAAATAAGGATGCATGCGGAACGGAAAGAAGTCATAGAGAAAAGCTACGTATATATGAAGAGAAACTGGGAATATGCAGTAAACAGCATGAGGCATCCGGAAATAAAGAGCAGCACAGAAGGCCATGTAAGCTCAATCCTTGCAGCAAGACTGACAAGCAGGCCAATGGCGTGGAGTGAAGAATGCTCAAACACGATAGGGCAACTGAGAGGGTGTGCGGCCAGCGGAGGTAACGTACGAAACTATATAGAAGAAATACTGGAGAAGAAAAGCCATGCTCATACACAAGCCATACAATTAAGAAAGAATGGAATGGAACGAAAGAGAGGGAATAAATATATGCTGCCTGCCGGGATTGGAAAGTGCCAAATACCGGTCTTTAAGGAACTATTTGGGTAA
- a CDS encoding aspartate carbamoyltransferase catalytic subunit, which translates to MGTVSLQGRSILGLEDFKAGEIERVLDVAAQMKRIVLSGNKKKDYLKGKSIVTVFSEASTRTRSSFELAGKYLGADVVNITKSGSSMTKGESLRDTLLTVSAMGTDAVIIRNSSEGAALFASKVKSPKVKTPLIFNAGDGAHEHPSQTLLELFTLREAGKKIKEMKYAIIGDILHSRVARSDIYGFTKLGAEVHLTGPRTLVPKKLEAMGAIVDDKLEDALKDADAINILRIQLERAAGGFFPTTREYARLWGINRERLALCKPDVAIIHPGPMNRGIEISHDVAYDEQSWIQEEVRNGVAVRMALLYLTLTEGKDIETDY; encoded by the coding sequence ATGGGTACAGTTTCGCTACAAGGCCGATCAATTTTAGGGCTGGAAGATTTTAAAGCTGGAGAGATTGAACGGGTGCTTGATGTGGCGGCACAAATGAAAAGAATTGTGTTGTCCGGGAATAAGAAAAAGGATTATCTTAAAGGGAAATCTATTGTTACCGTATTTTCCGAGGCTTCCACCAGGACGCGCAGTTCTTTTGAACTTGCCGGCAAGTATTTGGGGGCGGATGTTGTTAATATTACAAAGAGCGGCAGCTCAATGACGAAAGGTGAAAGCCTGCGTGATACATTGCTTACTGTTTCGGCAATGGGAACAGATGCGGTGATTATTCGTAATTCGTCAGAGGGGGCCGCTCTTTTTGCATCCAAAGTAAAAAGCCCGAAGGTAAAGACACCTTTGATTTTTAATGCAGGTGATGGGGCGCATGAGCATCCCAGTCAGACGTTACTTGAACTTTTTACACTTCGTGAAGCGGGAAAGAAGATCAAGGAAATGAAGTATGCAATTATTGGAGATATTCTTCACTCCCGCGTGGCGAGGAGCGATATTTACGGATTTACGAAATTAGGTGCGGAAGTTCATTTAACAGGACCGCGTACATTGGTGCCTAAAAAGTTAGAGGCCATGGGAGCGATTGTGGATGATAAATTGGAAGATGCTTTAAAAGACGCTGATGCTATTAATATCCTGCGCATTCAGCTTGAAAGAGCAGCAGGCGGTTTTTTCCCGACTACCCGTGAATATGCCCGCTTGTGGGGAATTAATCGGGAACGCTTAGCACTTTGCAAACCTGATGTGGCAATCATTCATCCGGGACCGATGAACCGGGGAATAGAAATTTCTCATGATGTAGCTTATGATGAACAGTCTTGGATTCAGGAAGAAGTGCGGAATGGCGTTGCAGTACGTATGGCATTGTTATATTTAACGCTGACGGAGGGAAAAGACATTGAAACTGATTATTAA
- the carB gene encoding carbamoyl-phosphate synthase large subunit — MTKKNVKKVLVIGSGPIVIGQAAEFDYAGTQACRSLKEEGIEVVLVNSNPSTIMTDVDIADRVYIEPITLPFVTEVIKKERPDALLATLGGQVGLNMAVDLSEAGVLEKYGVELLGSSLHAIKHAEDRELFKRAMNEIHQPVPESGIFDELEPAVTFADKIGYPVIIRPAYTLGGTGGGIAHDRYEMEEISNRGIKLSPINQILVERSVAGWKEVEFEVMRDSADNCIIVCAMENIDPVGVHTGDSIVVAPTQTLTDGQYQMLRTASLDIIRYLQIEGGCNVQYALDTKTNNYYVIEVNPRVSRSSALASKATGYPIAKVAAKIALGMHLDEITNSITKRTKACFEPSIDYIVVKFPRWPFEKFTLADRSIGTQMKATGEVMALDRTLEGALLKALRSLEVGEGYLHLKKLDGQSLYDIRCLLSRIDNERLFVLAEALRRGIEPEEINRITKIDLFFIYKIQNIIRMERRLLKEGLTEETLKAAKRIQMPDPAIAHFAEISIKDVENFRKKFNLHPDYKMVDTCAAEFESYTPYYYSTYSSEDEVKPQGENAVIVFGSGPIRIGQGIEFDYCSVHASWALRGAGKKSIVINNNPETVSTDFDTSDSLYFEPLSEEDVLEIIEKEKPEGVICQFGGQTAINLATPMAKRGIRIIGSSNESIDMAEDRERFDTLMGQLGIARPKGCLVESVEEAMEKTQDLDYPLIVRPSYVLGGRAMQIVYDQAELRQYLKEAVVASHEHPVLIDQYMVGREVEVDAISDGIDVCIPGIMEQIERSGVHSGDSIAVYPPQHLTQETIETLTDYTRKIARAMNVKGLINIQFIVVGNKVYVIEVNPRASRTVPFMSKITGINMVEHATRIALGESLELQGLPLGLVPDKNYVAVKAPVFSFSKLGLVEIKLGPEMKSTGEVMGIGHTYQEALYKAVVAANLMIPAKGNILITVSDRDKPETAELAKRFVELGYHLISTSGTGEYFKNRGIPVEIIRKIHEKGENCEKYLKSGKVDMVLNTISYGSQIEQEGYDLRRIAVELAIPCLTSLDTAREVLRVMAEAAGENQNVEAIQDYIGEN, encoded by the coding sequence ATGACAAAAAAGAATGTAAAGAAAGTCTTAGTCATTGGTTCCGGTCCTATTGTCATCGGGCAGGCAGCTGAGTTTGACTATGCGGGAACGCAGGCTTGCCGTTCTTTAAAAGAAGAAGGAATAGAAGTTGTTCTTGTCAATAGCAACCCATCAACCATTATGACAGACGTAGATATTGCAGATCGTGTATATATTGAACCGATTACGCTGCCTTTTGTAACGGAAGTCATAAAAAAGGAACGGCCTGACGCGCTGCTTGCCACCTTGGGCGGGCAGGTCGGCTTAAATATGGCGGTGGATCTTTCAGAGGCAGGCGTCTTAGAAAAATATGGTGTGGAATTGCTTGGCTCTTCACTCCATGCTATCAAGCATGCGGAAGATCGTGAGCTGTTCAAGCGTGCGATGAATGAAATCCATCAGCCTGTTCCTGAAAGCGGTATTTTTGATGAACTGGAACCGGCAGTAACTTTTGCTGATAAAATCGGCTATCCTGTTATTATTCGTCCTGCATATACGCTCGGGGGCACAGGCGGTGGTATCGCTCATGACCGCTATGAAATGGAGGAAATTTCCAATCGTGGTATTAAATTATCCCCTATTAATCAGATTCTGGTAGAACGCAGCGTGGCTGGTTGGAAAGAAGTGGAGTTCGAAGTGATGCGTGACAGTGCAGATAATTGCATTATTGTCTGTGCTATGGAAAATATCGATCCTGTCGGCGTCCATACAGGAGACTCCATCGTTGTGGCGCCGACACAGACACTAACAGATGGTCAGTACCAAATGTTGCGTACCGCTTCTTTAGATATTATTCGTTATCTCCAAATTGAAGGCGGCTGTAATGTGCAGTATGCGCTGGATACGAAAACAAATAATTACTATGTAATCGAAGTGAATCCCCGTGTCAGCCGTTCTTCCGCGCTGGCATCCAAGGCGACGGGCTATCCGATTGCGAAAGTGGCGGCGAAGATTGCTTTGGGGATGCATCTTGATGAAATCACGAATAGCATTACAAAGCGTACGAAAGCATGTTTTGAGCCGTCTATTGATTACATAGTCGTTAAATTCCCCCGATGGCCTTTTGAAAAGTTTACCCTGGCGGATCGTTCAATTGGGACGCAGATGAAAGCCACTGGGGAAGTCATGGCACTTGACCGTACTTTGGAAGGGGCTCTGTTGAAGGCACTCCGGTCATTGGAGGTAGGAGAAGGTTACCTTCACTTGAAAAAATTAGATGGGCAATCCTTATATGATATCCGTTGTCTTTTGAGTCGAATTGATAATGAACGTCTCTTCGTCCTGGCAGAAGCACTTCGTCGTGGTATTGAACCGGAAGAGATCAATAGGATCACCAAGATCGATTTGTTCTTTATTTACAAAATCCAAAATATTATCAGGATGGAACGCCGACTGCTTAAGGAAGGGCTGACGGAAGAAACATTAAAAGCGGCCAAACGCATACAGATGCCTGACCCGGCTATTGCCCACTTTGCAGAAATCTCCATAAAAGATGTAGAAAACTTCCGGAAGAAATTTAATTTGCATCCTGACTATAAAATGGTAGATACTTGTGCCGCTGAGTTTGAATCTTACACTCCTTATTATTATTCTACTTATAGCAGTGAAGATGAGGTGAAACCGCAGGGAGAAAATGCGGTCATTGTTTTTGGATCCGGACCGATCCGTATCGGACAGGGAATCGAATTTGACTATTGCTCTGTTCATGCTTCCTGGGCATTGCGAGGGGCGGGGAAGAAATCTATTGTTATCAATAATAATCCTGAAACTGTATCTACGGATTTTGATACATCAGACTCTCTGTATTTTGAACCGCTCTCGGAAGAAGATGTACTGGAAATTATTGAAAAAGAAAAGCCGGAAGGCGTTATTTGCCAGTTTGGGGGACAGACAGCAATCAATTTAGCAACGCCTATGGCAAAAAGGGGAATCCGTATTATTGGCTCCTCTAATGAAAGTATAGATATGGCGGAAGACCGTGAACGCTTTGATACACTTATGGGACAGCTCGGTATAGCAAGACCGAAAGGCTGTCTTGTAGAAAGTGTGGAAGAAGCTATGGAAAAAACGCAGGATCTGGATTATCCGCTTATTGTACGGCCCAGTTATGTGCTTGGCGGCCGTGCGATGCAGATCGTTTATGATCAGGCTGAACTGCGCCAGTATCTGAAGGAGGCCGTTGTAGCTTCTCATGAACATCCGGTCCTTATTGACCAGTACATGGTTGGCCGAGAAGTAGAAGTGGATGCGATTTCTGATGGTATTGATGTATGCATCCCGGGAATTATGGAACAAATTGAACGTTCCGGTGTTCATTCCGGCGATTCTATTGCTGTTTATCCGCCTCAGCATCTAACACAGGAAACGATAGAGACTTTGACCGATTACACACGGAAAATTGCGCGAGCGATGAATGTTAAGGGCCTTATCAACATTCAGTTCATTGTTGTCGGTAATAAAGTTTATGTTATTGAAGTGAATCCGCGTGCCAGCCGTACGGTTCCCTTCATGAGCAAGATTACAGGAATCAACATGGTGGAGCATGCAACGCGAATTGCGCTTGGCGAATCTTTGGAATTGCAGGGACTGCCGCTGGGTCTTGTTCCTGATAAAAATTATGTAGCCGTTAAAGCACCGGTATTTTCATTCTCTAAGTTGGGACTTGTGGAAATCAAGCTGGGACCGGAAATGAAATCAACCGGTGAGGTTATGGGAATCGGGCATACATACCAGGAAGCACTCTATAAAGCCGTTGTTGCCGCAAATCTTATGATTCCTGCCAAAGGAAATATTCTTATTACTGTTAGTGACAGGGATAAACCGGAAACGGCGGAACTGGCAAAGCGATTTGTAGAACTTGGTTATCACCTAATCAGCACGTCCGGTACAGGCGAGTATTTCAAGAATCGCGGTATTCCGGTAGAAATAATCAGGAAGATTCATGAGAAGGGAGAAAACTGTGAGAAGTATTTGAAGTCAGGAAAGGTAGACATGGTACTGAACACTATTTCTTACGGAAGTCAGATTGAACAGGAAGGCTACGACCTGCGGCGCATTGCGGTCGAATTGGCGATTCCCTGTCTTACCTCTTTGGATACGGCAAGAGAAGTACTCCGTGTTATGGCAGAGGCGGCCGGTGAAAACCAAAATGTAGAAGCCATCCAGGATTATATCGGGGAGAATTAA
- a CDS encoding dihydroorotase encodes MKLIIKNGTIINPVHHQHEKGDVVIEDGKIVSLGGIADVSGAEVYDAEGFFVTPGLIDMHVHLREPGQEAKEDIHTGTQAAAAGGITHVVTMANTKPVIDNMAVLRAVQKRVEEDGVVKVSIIGSVSKRLKGEQLSEMGDLSAAGAVAFSDDGHYVENANFMRRAMEYAGQLGKMIIDHAEDMTMCGDGFMNEGIISYQMGVAGRPAVGEDIAVSRDLLLSQLTGCHIHIAHVSSAKAVELIRDAKKKGIDCSTEVTAQHLYFTDDYLKNYESAFKMAPPIRTEKDRQALINGLLDGTIDAIMTDHAPHADEEKDVPFNCAPNGIAGLETSLASTLTVLYHTGKMSIDRIVELMAVNPAKLLHISGGVLEEEGTADITVIDPDKEWVVRGNELYTKSLFTPYEGISLKGKAVLTIVDGEIVMKGGKVVK; translated from the coding sequence TTGAAACTGATTATTAAAAATGGAACCATTATAAATCCTGTCCATCATCAACATGAGAAGGGTGATGTGGTGATTGAAGATGGAAAAATCGTGTCTTTGGGAGGCATAGCTGATGTGTCCGGCGCAGAAGTATATGATGCGGAAGGTTTTTTTGTAACGCCCGGCCTGATTGATATGCATGTCCATCTTCGTGAACCTGGGCAGGAAGCAAAAGAAGATATCCATACAGGAACACAAGCAGCCGCCGCAGGTGGGATCACTCATGTGGTGACAATGGCAAATACAAAACCGGTTATTGATAATATGGCTGTCCTTCGGGCAGTACAGAAGCGGGTTGAAGAGGATGGTGTAGTAAAAGTCAGCATTATCGGTTCCGTATCGAAGAGACTGAAAGGGGAGCAGTTGTCTGAAATGGGGGATTTATCTGCTGCTGGCGCGGTGGCGTTCTCTGATGATGGACATTATGTGGAAAATGCCAATTTCATGCGGCGTGCGATGGAATATGCAGGGCAGCTTGGAAAAATGATTATCGACCATGCAGAAGATATGACGATGTGCGGTGATGGATTTATGAATGAGGGTATCATTTCTTATCAGATGGGAGTGGCTGGGAGGCCGGCTGTAGGGGAGGATATCGCGGTGTCGCGAGATTTGCTCCTTTCACAGTTAACGGGATGCCATATCCATATTGCTCACGTAAGTTCCGCAAAAGCGGTGGAATTGATTCGAGATGCAAAAAAGAAAGGGATTGATTGTTCTACAGAAGTGACAGCGCAGCATTTATATTTCACTGACGATTATTTGAAAAATTATGAATCCGCTTTTAAGATGGCGCCTCCTATACGGACGGAAAAGGATCGGCAGGCATTGATTAACGGACTGCTTGATGGAACGATTGACGCTATTATGACGGATCATGCGCCTCATGCTGACGAGGAAAAGGATGTGCCTTTTAACTGCGCGCCGAATGGAATTGCAGGGCTGGAAACATCTTTGGCATCAACATTGACCGTCCTTTATCATACCGGTAAGATGTCTATCGATCGCATTGTCGAACTGATGGCGGTTAATCCTGCGAAACTTCTCCATATTTCCGGTGGTGTGCTGGAAGAAGAAGGAACAGCGGATATAACTGTTATTGATCCTGACAAAGAGTGGGTAGTCCGTGGAAATGAGTTATATACAAAGTCTCTCTTTACGCCATATGAAGGGATCAGCCTGAAGGGAAAGGCTGTTCTTACGATAGTGGATGGGGAGATTGTTATGAAAGGAGGAAAGGTGGTTAAATGA
- a CDS encoding ATP-dependent nuclease, which yields MYISDVRIENYRTFQDVTFHFDSRANYIVGDNNIGKSNFLSFLKTVTHGYGFREADFLDENNPIRVFFTLSSADMGTGEFAHIELRQLVSEVVPTLINSDTGERLPLEYMRCLFYIDYALDDVPRNMVTDEELLQISSLYKDYLSAGEETIREAEELLAKKGLPVSLPSDPNLAVVKILKVIFTSDKDAAPSGFTIRLMFAIASHLLVQLVEKRNSKAIPFENIIVYNKWGKRFFPLVLSIDEPELHLHPYLQRAVLAFLQSILNNEEPFFKKLIQRTLGVDGLDGQLFVVTHSTDSLVNDYRQIIRLYWNEEKKVQVSCGTTFHFNREIEKHLIMHFPEVKEALYSRCTILVEGETEYGSFPYFAKTLGINFDYYGICLINARGESSITKISQLIRRFHIPTVCLYDKDVMVENPKPYVFYTDYICYEMDVVQACISSGSIGVLNRVIHSVEDSSDVVNSSLVKKAGQKLGMARGSYPPRKLSNISKRDNRSLQFYYFAWLYGNKGVIVGRAIGEFLTGKEIPPAFKTVIEAAVSYSKGEIL from the coding sequence ATGTATATTTCTGATGTGAGGATTGAGAATTACCGTACATTCCAAGATGTGACATTTCATTTTGACAGTCGTGCCAATTATATCGTTGGAGATAACAATATCGGGAAGTCCAATTTTTTAAGTTTTTTAAAAACAGTTACTCATGGATATGGATTCCGGGAAGCGGATTTTCTTGATGAGAATAATCCGATACGTGTCTTTTTTACTCTTTCCTCTGCAGATATGGGAACAGGGGAATTTGCACATATCGAACTTCGCCAGTTAGTGAGCGAAGTGGTACCGACTCTGATCAATTCTGATACGGGCGAACGATTACCGCTCGAATATATGCGCTGTCTGTTTTATATTGATTATGCCTTAGATGATGTGCCGCGCAACATGGTTACGGATGAAGAGCTTCTACAGATATCTTCCTTATATAAGGATTATCTTTCTGCAGGAGAAGAGACGATTCGAGAGGCGGAAGAACTTTTGGCAAAAAAAGGGCTTCCGGTCAGCTTACCGTCCGATCCTAACTTGGCAGTGGTTAAAATATTGAAAGTTATTTTCACATCAGATAAAGATGCGGCACCGTCCGGTTTTACAATTCGTTTAATGTTTGCGATTGCCTCACATCTGTTGGTTCAGCTTGTGGAAAAAAGAAACAGTAAAGCAATTCCTTTTGAAAATATCATTGTATACAATAAATGGGGAAAACGATTTTTTCCCTTGGTGTTAAGCATCGATGAACCCGAATTGCATCTTCATCCATATCTGCAGAGAGCGGTATTGGCCTTTTTGCAGTCCATTTTAAATAATGAAGAACCTTTTTTTAAAAAACTGATACAAAGAACATTAGGGGTTGACGGACTTGACGGGCAGCTTTTTGTAGTAACTCATTCCACAGATTCTCTGGTAAATGACTATCGGCAAATCATCCGTTTATATTGGAATGAAGAAAAGAAAGTACAGGTGTCTTGCGGAACTACTTTCCATTTCAACCGTGAAATAGAGAAGCATTTGATAATGCATTTTCCCGAGGTTAAAGAGGCACTGTACTCGCGGTGTACTATTTTAGTAGAAGGTGAAACAGAGTATGGTTCGTTTCCTTATTTTGCGAAGACTTTAGGCATTAATTTTGATTATTATGGAATCTGCCTGATCAATGCCCGTGGTGAAAGCTCTATTACAAAAATTTCCCAGTTGATCCGACGTTTTCATATTCCTACAGTTTGTCTTTATGATAAGGATGTAATGGTTGAAAATCCGAAACCTTATGTTTTTTATACTGACTATATTTGTTATGAAATGGATGTGGTACAGGCTTGTATATCCAGTGGGAGTATTGGCGTTTTGAATCGGGTGATACATTCTGTGGAAGACAGTTCCGATGTGGTAAATTCTTCTCTTGTGAAAAAAGCGGGACAAAAACTTGGCATGGCTCGTGGTTCTTATCCGCCGAGAAAGCTGTCTAATATTTCGAAACGGGATAATCGTTCACTGCAGTTCTACTACTTTGCCTGGCTTTATGGAAATAAAGGGGTCATTGTTGGAAGAGCTATTGGTGAATTTTTAACAGGGAAGGAAATCCCGCCTGCATTTAAGACTGTGATTGAAGCAGCAGTTTCTTATTCAAAGGGAGAAATACTTTAA
- the carA gene encoding glutamine-hydrolyzing carbamoyl-phosphate synthase small subunit, producing MRGLLVLENGVRFKGDLLGSAEGIGELVFNTGMTGYQECFTDPSYEGQILALTYPLIGNYGANNEFMQNSKPAATGYVLDQITIHPSNWECKETIADFIERYNVPCLYNVDTRAVTRAVRKYGVMKAIIVRADTDEKIIQEKLAKELHRDQVERVTADKPYIYGHGTHKVSLLDCGLKKNILVSLAKNDCTVTVYPCHTTAAEMLADNPDGIFLSPGPGDPLDVPYVISTVKELIGKKPIFGICLGIQMLSLALGAHTFKLPFGHRGSNHPVKDLRTGRVYITSQNHGYAVSDEELPECIEVTHRSVNDGTIEGFCHKTLPIQAVQYHPEASPGPTDNFYLFKEFVKAMEDAKR from the coding sequence ATGAGGGGCCTGCTGGTTTTAGAGAATGGCGTTCGATTTAAAGGGGATTTGTTGGGGTCAGCAGAGGGAATTGGCGAACTTGTTTTTAATACGGGAATGACAGGATATCAGGAATGTTTTACCGATCCTTCTTACGAAGGGCAGATTCTTGCGTTGACGTATCCCTTGATTGGCAATTACGGCGCTAATAATGAATTTATGCAGAACAGCAAACCTGCAGCTACTGGGTATGTCTTGGATCAAATTACGATTCATCCGAGCAATTGGGAATGTAAAGAAACAATTGCTGATTTTATTGAAAGATATAATGTGCCGTGTCTCTACAATGTGGATACTCGTGCAGTTACCCGTGCCGTACGAAAATACGGTGTCATGAAAGCGATTATTGTCAGAGCCGATACTGATGAAAAAATAATTCAGGAGAAATTGGCGAAAGAGCTTCATCGGGATCAGGTTGAAAGAGTAACGGCTGATAAGCCTTATATCTATGGTCATGGGACACATAAGGTATCTTTGCTTGATTGCGGTCTTAAGAAAAACATCTTAGTCAGCCTTGCTAAAAACGACTGTACTGTAACCGTATATCCCTGCCATACCACTGCAGCAGAAATGCTTGCGGATAACCCTGATGGTATATTTCTGAGTCCTGGTCCGGGGGATCCTCTCGATGTACCTTATGTCATCAGTACGGTTAAGGAATTGATCGGGAAAAAACCGATTTTCGGCATCTGCCTTGGTATACAGATGCTTTCTCTGGCATTGGGAGCGCATACTTTTAAGCTGCCTTTCGGGCACCGCGGATCAAATCATCCGGTGAAAGATCTGCGTACAGGGCGTGTCTATATTACCAGTCAAAACCATGGGTATGCTGTTTCTGATGAGGAACTGCCGGAATGTATAGAAGTGACCCACAGAAGTGTCAATGATGGAACGATTGAAGGGTTCTGCCATAAAACTCTGCCGATTCAGGCAGTACAGTACCATCCGGAAGCATCACCGGGACCGACGGATAATTTTTACCTGTTTAAAGAATTTGTAAAGGCAATGGAGGATGCAAAAAGATGA